The Vicia villosa cultivar HV-30 ecotype Madison, WI linkage group LG1, Vvil1.0, whole genome shotgun sequence genome includes a region encoding these proteins:
- the LOC131643609 gene encoding hevamine-A-like encodes MAKTSHTFLPLIFLSFLTLAAASQSGGIAIYWGQNGNEGTLSETCATGKYTHVIIAFLNVFGNGQTPQMNLAGHCNPSTNSCTKFSSEIKDCQSKGIKVLLSIGGGIGTYTLSSIEDARNVSTFLWNTFLGGKSSSRPLGDAVLDGIDFDIELGSTQNYQHLARFLKGYCRFGKRVYLGAAPQCPIPDKFLGTALQTGLFDFVWVQFYNNPPCQYNGNITNLVSSWNQWTKNVPARKIFLGLPAATAAAGSGFIPADVVSSEILPVIKKSRKYGGVMLWSRFYDLQTGYSTSIIGSV; translated from the coding sequence ATGGCAAAAACCTCTCACACTTTCTTGCCTCTTATCTTCCTCTCATTCCTCACTCTTGCTGCAGCTTCCCAATCCGGTGGCATAGCAATCTATTGGGGCCAAAACGGCAACGAAGGAACCTTATCCGAAACATGCGCAACCGGAAAATACACCCATGTCATCATAGCATTCCTCAACGTATTCGGCAACGGTCAAACTCCTCAAATGAATCTCGCAGGTCACTGCAATCCATCAACAAATTCATGCACGAAATTCAGCTCAGAAATCAAAGATTGCCAAAGTAAGGGAATCAAAGTCTTACTTTCAATCGGTGGCGGAATCGGAACCTACACTTTATCTTCAATAGAAGATGCAAGAAACGTTTCCACCTTTTTATGGAACACTTTCTTGGGTGGCAAGTCATCTTCAAGACCATTAGGTGATGCTGTTTTAGATGGAATAGATTTCGATATCGAACTCGGTTCAACGCAGAACTATCAACATCTTGCACGTTTTCTTAAAGGGTATTGTAGATTTGGAAAAAGAGTCTATCTTGGTGCAGCTCCTCAATGTCCAATTCCTGATAAATTCTTAGGCACTGCCCTTCAGACGGGTCTTTTCGACTTTGTTTGGGTTCAATTCTATAACAACCCTCCTTGTCAATATAATGGGAACATAACCAATCTTGTGAGTTCTTGGAATCAATGGACAAAGAATGTTCCAGCTAGGAAGATATTCTTGGGGTTGCCGGCGGCTACGGCGGCTGCCGGAAGTGGTTTTATTCCGGCAGATGTGGTGAGTTCTGAGATTTTGCCTGTGATTAAGAAGTCAAGAAAGTATGGAGGGGTGATGCTTTGGTCTAGATTCTATGATTTGCAGACTGGGTATAGCACTTCTATTATTGGAAGCGTGTGA